The Pseudanabaena galeata CCNP1313 genome includes a region encoding these proteins:
- the bcp gene encoding thioredoxin-dependent thiol peroxidase, with protein MALNVGDRAPDFSVADTHGNIVTLSSLKGKRVVLYFYPRDNTPGCTKEACGFRDNYAQFQAKNTLIFGVSTDDAKSHQKFTEKFDLPFPLLCDVDAQVATAYESYGKKQMMGKEYMGIFRNTFVIDPEGKIEKIYLAVKAEPHPAQVLADI; from the coding sequence ATGGCTTTGAATGTTGGCGATCGCGCCCCAGATTTTAGCGTGGCTGATACCCACGGCAATATTGTGACCCTTTCTAGTCTCAAAGGTAAGCGGGTTGTTCTATATTTTTATCCCCGTGATAACACCCCTGGATGCACCAAGGAAGCTTGTGGTTTTCGCGATAACTACGCTCAGTTTCAAGCAAAAAACACCTTGATTTTTGGTGTTAGCACCGATGATGCTAAGTCCCACCAAAAGTTTACAGAGAAGTTTGACTTACCTTTCCCGTTGCTTTGTGATGTCGATGCTCAAGTTGCCACAGCCTACGAGAGCTATGGCAAAAAACAAATGATGGGAAAAGAGTATATGGGTATCTTCCGCAATACCTTTGTGATCGATCCAGAAGGTAAAATCGAGAAAATTTATCTCGCCGTCA